A single genomic interval of Candidatus Eisenbacteria bacterium harbors:
- a CDS encoding ethylbenzene dehydrogenase-related protein — MKKLCLRFALGAIALVLVLGIGCSEKSTWSVPGVVLESVFTTEPPRIDGKALDREWFSAPELMVAVGDNNGNGGGSFYVRIKSVYTAYDTVYFLLQWADAEESAYPDRLIYCGEPWRERSCASDLGLVQSSSWTRRPWEIENEDRAAFMFEITPASDASGTFASRGCSVACHGNMHPTAGKLDVWYWMAVRTNQVSRCDDMRADSAGLAGDTGDGTWRINWRDPTFVPKYLAQGDNGGLSPAKCIYDPGIFGRGFNQCDTINPYSGLAWGDTLNPEGFDYVPAYVVKWPTGSRGDIVAKGFWDDGRWTVEIKRAMRPAGHESEDVFFYPARTYNFAVAIMNGSREIHSGSDPLVLKFRQ, encoded by the coding sequence ATGAAAAAACTTTGTCTTCGCTTTGCGCTAGGAGCTATTGCGCTGGTTCTTGTTCTCGGCATTGGTTGTAGTGAGAAGAGCACGTGGTCGGTTCCTGGCGTTGTTCTCGAGTCGGTTTTTACGACCGAGCCGCCTCGGATTGACGGAAAAGCGCTTGACAGAGAGTGGTTCTCGGCTCCCGAGCTCATGGTTGCCGTGGGAGACAACAACGGAAACGGTGGCGGCAGCTTCTACGTCAGGATTAAGTCCGTGTACACCGCTTATGATACGGTCTACTTCTTGCTTCAGTGGGCCGACGCAGAGGAAAGCGCGTATCCCGATCGCTTGATTTACTGCGGAGAACCCTGGAGAGAGAGGTCTTGCGCATCCGATCTCGGCCTGGTGCAGTCCAGTAGCTGGACGAGACGCCCGTGGGAGATCGAGAATGAAGACAGGGCCGCCTTCATGTTTGAGATTACTCCCGCCAGCGATGCGTCGGGGACGTTTGCCTCTCGGGGGTGCAGCGTGGCGTGTCACGGAAACATGCATCCGACCGCAGGCAAGCTCGACGTGTGGTACTGGATGGCCGTTAGGACGAACCAGGTGAGTCGTTGCGACGATATGCGCGCTGATTCTGCCGGACTCGCGGGAGACACCGGTGACGGGACTTGGAGAATCAATTGGAGAGATCCGACCTTCGTGCCAAAGTACTTAGCGCAGGGCGATAACGGAGGTCTGAGCCCCGCCAAGTGCATCTACGATCCCGGCATCTTTGGCAGGGGATTCAACCAGTGTGACACGATCAATCCTTATTCAGGCCTTGCCTGGGGCGACACGCTGAATCCTGAGGGGTTCGACTACGTGCCTGCCTACGTCGTGAAATGGCCTACCGGAAGCAGAGGGGACATCGTTGCCAAGGGTTTCTGGGATGATGGCCGCTGGACGGTCGAGATTAAGAGAGCCATGCGCCCGGCAGGTCACGAAAGTGAAGACGTTTTCTTCTACCCTGCCAGAACGTACAACTTTGCGGTAGCAATCATGAACGGATCGCGGGAGATTCACAGCGGCTCAGATCCTCTCGTCTTGAAGTTCAGGCAGTAG